In Geotalea uraniireducens, one genomic interval encodes:
- a CDS encoding glycosyltransferase family 9 protein, translated as MNAQIIALVKKLDSLLGPSVVAFINRLPQKKIQGSRVSSILLIRPGGIGDAALLVPAINSLKQYNPDISITVLAERRNGLIFSLCPDVDQLFYYDRLNELLATVRGHYDIVIDTEQWHRLSAVIARITRAPISIGYATNKRQQLFTHRIAYSHDTYEVESFFHLLKPLIKMPLVGYETPFLFIPEDTDRYAGTLLAKNDKNLLITLFPGASIPERRWGAERFQNLAQRLHSRGAHVVVIGGKEDYSYGDRICTGGIGLNLAGRTSLVGSAAIINRSDLLISGDSGILHVAMGLNVPTVSLFGPGRVNKWAPRGENHLVINKSLSCSPCTTFGCTPRCPINARCMAEITVDEVECAVLELLSRKKSAAATKTLTSVQPAGI; from the coding sequence TTGAACGCTCAGATAATAGCACTTGTTAAAAAACTTGACAGCCTTCTCGGCCCATCTGTAGTGGCGTTTATCAATCGATTGCCACAAAAGAAAATACAGGGGAGCAGAGTTTCCTCGATCCTTCTCATTCGCCCTGGCGGCATTGGCGATGCGGCACTGTTAGTGCCAGCAATCAATAGCCTTAAACAGTACAACCCCGATATTTCCATAACAGTTCTTGCTGAACGGCGCAACGGGTTAATTTTTTCTCTCTGCCCGGATGTGGACCAGTTGTTCTATTATGATCGTCTGAATGAACTGCTGGCGACCGTTAGAGGGCATTATGACATCGTCATTGATACGGAGCAGTGGCACCGATTGTCTGCGGTAATAGCACGGATAACACGGGCACCAATTTCCATTGGCTATGCCACGAACAAACGTCAACAGCTCTTTACGCATCGAATTGCATATTCACATGACACTTATGAGGTGGAGAGCTTTTTTCACCTATTGAAGCCGCTAATAAAAATGCCTTTGGTTGGGTATGAAACACCATTTCTGTTTATTCCAGAAGATACCGACCGCTATGCCGGCACTCTACTCGCCAAAAATGACAAAAATCTGCTTATTACTCTTTTCCCTGGCGCAAGTATCCCCGAGCGGCGTTGGGGGGCTGAACGTTTTCAGAACCTTGCTCAACGGTTGCACTCCAGGGGAGCACATGTCGTGGTTATTGGGGGAAAAGAAGATTATAGTTACGGTGACCGCATCTGTACCGGGGGTATCGGGCTCAATCTAGCCGGTCGAACCTCACTTGTCGGAAGCGCAGCAATCATCAATCGCTCAGACTTACTGATCAGTGGTGATTCTGGCATACTTCATGTCGCTATGGGGCTCAATGTTCCAACCGTTTCACTTTTCGGCCCGGGAAGGGTGAATAAGTGGGCTCCCCGGGGGGAGAATCATCTTGTCATCAACAAAAGCCTTTCCTGCTCACCGTGTACAACCTTCGGCTGCACCCCCAGATGCCCGATTAACGCCCGTTGCATGGCAGAAATTACCGTCGATGAGGTGGAATGTGCCGTTTTGGAATTGCTGTCCAGAAAAAAATCGGCGGCAGCTACAAAAACCTTGACTTCGGTGCAGCCAGCTGGTATTTAG